The following proteins are encoded in a genomic region of Vibrio taketomensis:
- a CDS encoding glycosyltransferase family 4 protein, with protein MDSERNKWGLISRSILRMGEYCAYKFANHFTANSKKIVEHFCEKRPDGHFIPNGCRAISNVTPEDLNHYGVKENQFLLFAARLDPIKRLDLLLEVHSQLLESQKLPLVIAGGMAHCQEYEKKLMQYQSDKVIFLGHISSSELAPLMKYCRAFILPSLLEGMSNSLLSAMANSKAIIAADIAENRDVVELDDAVFAPDNAEELKHSLVRVSTNEDFCAELGEKLGQLAKQKYSWAATANKFLVLTHEGLSKQGNLNNESSGI; from the coding sequence ATGGACAGTGAACGAAATAAGTGGGGGCTAATTAGTCGCAGCATATTAAGGATGGGTGAATATTGCGCTTATAAATTTGCCAATCACTTTACCGCGAATAGTAAAAAAATTGTCGAGCATTTTTGTGAAAAACGACCCGATGGGCATTTTATTCCTAATGGCTGTCGAGCTATTTCAAATGTGACGCCCGAAGATCTGAATCACTACGGCGTGAAAGAGAATCAATTCCTACTCTTTGCTGCCCGGCTGGATCCCATCAAACGCCTCGATTTATTACTAGAAGTGCACAGCCAACTTCTAGAGTCTCAAAAGTTGCCATTGGTTATAGCGGGCGGTATGGCTCATTGCCAAGAGTACGAAAAGAAATTGATGCAGTATCAGTCTGATAAGGTGATTTTTCTAGGTCATATTAGTTCAAGTGAACTTGCGCCTTTGATGAAATATTGTCGAGCGTTTATTTTGCCCTCACTACTAGAAGGGATGTCGAATAGCCTGCTTTCAGCAATGGCAAATTCAAAAGCCATTATTGCTGCCGATATCGCAGAAAATCGCGATGTAGTTGAGTTGGATGATGCTGTTTTTGCTCCTGACAATGCAGAAGAACTCAAACACAGCTTGGTGAGAGTGAGCACAAATGAAGACTTTTGTGCGGAACTTGGTGAGAAACTCGGACAACTCGCTAAACAAAAGTACTCGTGGGCAGCGACAGCGAATAAGTTTTTGGTACTTACACATGAAGGCCTTTCTAAACAAGGTAATTTGAATAATGAAAGTTCGGGAATATGA
- a CDS encoding glycosyltransferase family 2 protein — MKVREYEPTFGVVITSYNRPDFLLLALESVVAQYTLAHDIVIVDDFSDFDVNELLSEYSYLPLKIVTKPRGKGASHSRNLGLQITDSDYVAFLDDDDAFLPNRLSQAKQCFKEHPHSVACLSSYLFMDGSQRKKVPDKGWVDQALLRDGNPYCGTSGLVMKTNYARTHQFDEEVPSGEDWELYARLSQGGGFFFDDTPTFLYRTGRHVSKTNAKKSLRITQVEKRFVAAKKQRRWLGEDKYKQRIAKQILGDLGTKKHVWSWISYSFGQVGFSTTLRVLCQITTQKISNAVA; from the coding sequence ATGAAAGTTCGGGAATATGAACCGACATTTGGTGTTGTGATAACAAGCTACAACCGACCAGACTTTTTATTGTTAGCGCTGGAGAGCGTTGTTGCTCAATATACACTGGCACACGATATCGTTATTGTTGATGATTTCTCGGACTTTGATGTTAATGAGTTGCTCTCTGAATACTCATATTTGCCGTTAAAAATCGTTACTAAACCTCGTGGAAAAGGGGCGAGTCATTCGCGTAACCTCGGTTTACAAATTACAGACAGTGATTATGTTGCTTTTCTTGACGATGATGATGCGTTTCTTCCAAATCGTTTGTCACAAGCAAAACAATGTTTTAAAGAGCACCCTCATAGTGTCGCATGCTTGTCATCGTATCTATTTATGGATGGTAGCCAACGTAAAAAAGTCCCTGACAAAGGTTGGGTAGATCAAGCACTGTTGCGAGATGGTAATCCATATTGCGGTACATCTGGATTAGTTATGAAAACTAACTACGCGAGAACACATCAATTTGATGAGGAGGTACCTTCAGGAGAAGATTGGGAGTTGTATGCAAGATTAAGCCAAGGTGGAGGTTTTTTCTTCGATGATACGCCAACTTTTTTATACAGAACAGGTAGGCACGTTAGCAAAACCAACGCAAAAAAGAGTTTGCGTATAACTCAGGTTGAAAAAAGGTTTGTTGCAGCTAAAAAACAACGTAGATGGCTTGGTGAAGACAAATATAAGCAGAGGATTGCAAAACAAATTCTTGGTGATTTAGGAACAAAAAAACATGTCTGGAGTTGGATTAGTTATTCATTCGGTCAAGTCGGCTTTTCGACGACATTAAGGGTTCTTTGCCAAATTACAACCCAAAAAATTTCGAACGCAGTAGCTTAA